The Malus domestica chromosome 08, GDT2T_hap1 genomic interval TTTCGCTAGCATTTCGTACAATGTCCGCCCACAAGACATAACCATGGTATCTCACAAACAGTATGAGGCATTTGATTCGAGGACTTCAACTGTCAAGAAGATCATGGATGAACTGAGAATTCCTAATACCGACCTGATTTTGGTGCATGGTATTGGAGGCGTGGGGAAGACCACACTGGTTGAAGAAGTTCTTAGGCAAGCTGTAAAAGAAAAGTTATTCGCTGATGCAGTTATGGTAAAAAGTGTGCAAAATCCGAACCTTGAAGGAATTCAAAAAGAAATTGCCAGAAAGTTGGGTATGGAAGTTCAAGAAAGCGAAACTATGTCAGTAAGAGCACTTCATCTATGTGACAGGGTAAAAGACAAGAAAGTTCTTgtaattttagacaacatttggGAAAGCATCGACTTGGAGTCTTTAGGACTTCCTTGTCTGCCGAATTGTAGAATACTTTTGACATCCAGAACTCGAAAACTGCTATCCTCAGAGAAGCGGTTGCAAAAAGACTTTGAACTTCGAGTTTTAAACGAGAAAGAAGCTTGGCGTTTATTTGAGACAAAAGCAGGTGATGTTGTTAAAAATCCCGACATACGAACTGTGGCAACCGATGTAGCCAAAAAATGCGGAGGTTTGCCACTTTTGGTTGTCACAGTCGCAAGCTCTTTAAGAACTAAAAGTACCTTACCAGTATGGAAGAATGCCTTCAGTCGCCTAAAAGTGTTTGACAACGAAGACTCAGCCGAACAAGAAGCATACTCAGCTTTAGAGTGGAGTTACAATCAATTGGATAATCAAAAGCTGAAGCCACTATTCTTGATCTGTGGAATTGTGGTAAATCGTTGGGGATACGCTAATCTGACAGACTTGTTGAAATATACAATTGGTTTGGGTTTATTTAAGAACATCGATTCAGTGGAGGACACACGATATGCATTGCACGCATGGATTGAAGAGCTTAAAGATTCTGGTCTGTTACTCGACTCCGAGGACAATACATCAATCACAATGCATGATTTGTTACGTGATGTTGCCATCTCGATTGCATCCAAAGGCCACCGTGCCTTACTAAGAGCAAAAGGAGATGTCTTGAAGGAATGGCCAAACATTAAGGAGTTTTCTGAAAATTGCACAATGATCTCTTTGTCTTGCAAAAACATCCCTAGGCTACCTGAAGTTTTGAAATGCCAACAACTGGAgtatttttatttgtactttaatGGTGGCTTGCTTGAAATCCCAGGTAACTTCTTTGAGGAGATGAATGAGCTTAAAGTTATGGATTTAACCAGAGCGTGTATTTCGTGTCTGCCTCCATCTCTTCATCTCCTACAAAATCTTCGGACATTGTGTTTGGATCATTGCGTGTTGGGAGACGTAGCTCTAGTCGGACAGCTATCGCAACTAGAAATTCTCAGCTTTATATATTCCAAGTTTAAAGAGTTGCCTGAAGAAATAGGGAAATTGACTCGTCTTCGACTGCTGGATTTAAGCGGCTGCTCTCAACTCGAAGTGATTTCACCTAATGTTATATCACGTCTGACAAGTCTAGAAGACTTGAGAATGAAAAACAGCTTCAACGGATGGGTGCCCGAAGGAGTCACCGGAGAAAGAAGTAATGCTAGCCTTTCGGAACTGAAGGACTTGCCTCGTTTAGCTGCATTAAGCATACATGTTCCAGATGCTGGCAGTATTCCGACTGACTTGTTCACTGACAAGTTAAAAAGATACCAAATATTAATCGGCGCTGCGTGGGAATGGTACGATGTGGATGAAACCCTCAACACATTGAAGCTCAAGCTCCCAACTGGCTGTGAATTGGACCATGGTCTAGAAATGTTGTTGAAGGGATCATGTGAAGATTTGTATTTGGATGGGTCGAAGGGAGCGGATAATGTTGTGCACCACTCAGGTAGCGAAGATTTTCAACAACTCAAGCATCTCCACGTCGAAAATAATGCCCAATTTACACGTATCATTACTGAAGAGGTATGCCACTGGTGTCATTCTTTCCCATTTACACATATCATTAGTGaagattttttactttttttttattcgagGGATATGAtttacaaagaaaaaagaaaaatagaactCCTAGATTTTGTGTGGCTCTATTTACATATATTTGATCATTTGAAGTGGTTCAGTTTTATCTAAGTACGTATCAAGAAATATCTATTGGTATAATTATTTTTATCTAAAGATACCATTTGACTAGATAATAACAATTAATGTGAATTCTCTTCTCTTAAAAATGGAGTGTACAAATGCTGCAGGTTGTGTTGTCCAATTTAACAAGCCTGGAGGTGCATCGTTGTAATCTTTTAACTTTTGTGTTATCGTCTTCCATGGCTAGAAATCTTGTACAACTTAAAAAACTCAAGATAACCGGATGTGAATCAATGGAAGAGATAGTTTCGACAAAAGAATATGGTGAAGAAAAAACAGATGTCATGTTTTGTAAGCTACAACATTTGGGGCTAGGAGATCTTCCAAAACTCTCTAGATTCTGCTCAGCAAGCTGTAATGTCCAGTTTTCGTCTTTGGAGAGTTTGGAAATTCAGAATTGTGAAGAACTGAAGGGATTTGTCTTTGATCCTAAACCTGAGACTGAAGAAGTATACTTTCTTTTTGACGACAAGGTAAAACTATTATACCATTGTATCTCTTTTATAGATCATTGTCTGACGTCTAATATATTCAGTTCGACAAAGAAAGAATTTAACAATTTCATAATTCGAATACAGGTAGGCTTTCCAAAGTTGGAGAAATTGTCCATCTATGAGCTATCTATTTCGACTACAGTATGGCGCAACAAACTTGATCCAGGCTCTTTCTACAAACTTAGAGATGTCGACGTTCGTCGCTGCGGTAGACTAATAAGCATCTTTACACCTAGTATTGTAGGGAGATTGAATGCTTTAAGAAGTTTATGGATAAGTGAGTGCGATCGTTTAGAGGTGGTTTTTGAGATCAAAGAAACACCAGACACGTCTACGACTCAGTTGAAAATGTCTGGTTGTGAAAATCTAGATTTGGTAAGAATACATAGGTGTGAGAAATTGAAATATATTTTTCCATGCTCAGTGGCTAGAGGTCTTCAGCAACTACGACACCTGACAGTGGTTCGTTGTAAAGGAATGAAGGAAATCGTTTCCAAGGAAGAGGGACTAGAAATGATGCCTAAGTTTGTGTTTCCAAAAGCAACAAATATTGAATTTATAAATCTAGACCAACTTAAGAGCTTCTACCCAGGAATCCATGCTTCAGAATGGCCGCTACTCGAACGAGTGGAGGTGAGGAAATGTGGTAAATTGGATATTTTTGTCTCCAAAATTTCAAGTTTCCAGAAGCATGAGTTTGACGGTCTTGACACTCCAATTAAACACTCTCTCTTCTTTATTGACAAGGTAAAAATACATTACACAATTTTCTTAAACAAAAGTTAGCCTTTCAAGCTACttcatagaagaaaaaaattctcCTTGTGTTATTATTTTTGTTGCCGTTTATCATTCTTGCGTTGGTAATATTTCAGGATGTATCATTCCCCAACTTGGAAACGATGGCCTTAGACAGAGACATGGAGATATGGTGCGGTCCATCCACATCACAGTTGTTTAGGAAACTAAAATCGTTGACGTTTGCGCGGGGCCAGAAAGTTTCTTTATTTGAGAATAATGTAAATCCAGATGCGTCCTTCCCACATATAAGTGTTTTGAAGCTTTACGAAATGCGGAAGTTGATGCATCTACGCAACGAGAATTTCCCAGGGGCAGGCCCAGTTTTTTCAAACTTGGAAGTTCTACAAGTGGTGGTATGTCCAGAATTGAGGGATCTAGGGTCATCTGCTATTCCCTTCCAGAATTTAACAACTTTGGAAGTATATGGATGTCACAGCTTGAAATATTTAGCAACATATACGATAGCCAAAACTTTAAAGCGGCTAAGAGAAATGGTGGTTGGGAATTGTGAAAGAATGACAGAAATAGGGGCAACAACATCAGATGGAGATGATGCAGGAAATGACGGTGAGATTTCTTTTTGCCAGTTGCAAAGATTGGAACTTTACAAGCTACCAAGTCTGCAAGATTTCTTCTCTGGAAATTGCATTGTCAAATTCCCATCCTTGAAAACTGTAACTATATATGAATGCCCTAAGTTGAAGATCAACAGCTCTGAGTGGAAGAGTTCCCCAGAACTACAAGGAGTGCAGTTAACAGAGAAGCAACCACAAGATTATTGGCGGCGGTGGTCGTCGTGGTAGTGATGGCAAAACTAcacaatatatataaagaatTAACAACTTTGCTGCATAGTTAGTTCTCTTGTTAACATGTTTGTTATTTCTGTGTGTAATGGTTTTGGGTTTTAATGAAGACAATTTTCTGcccattttaaattaaattttgaataattttaaataattttttgcttatgatttttagttttcataagCTGGTGCACCCGCGCGTTGTTGCGGTGTTTGAAACATTGTTGAAGGTGTAGAAAGTTCTAAATATATATGTGCCTAAGAGTAGCGTGTATATTGATGGCCTCCAAGATCATCTTGACGCAACATTCTCTCTGCcaatttcatcttcaaaatgaaaaaaaattaaattaatcacaaaattAAGGTGCTTTTAGAGACATAAacttaagaacacaaaaaaactGAAACCTTTCGAAAGCACATATTCTCAATCATATATCATAATTAAATTCAACCCTTTTTATCGTTTTTCCCAAAAGATCATGGCACAATGAATCCTTTTAATTGAATAAATAGAATCAAATTGATTGATATTAGTACGACATGACCTATTACAAGAGGTTAATTCCAGTTCACAAATCACTCCTTTTTTTGGATATACGAAGAATGGGATTCCAGTAAGTTGACTCTTTTGAAATCTTTAATTCACTTTGATCCACGCCCcactcattctttttttttcctctactTTTTGCCTCTTAAAAATGATATTGTACAAATAATCTATTCAATGTCAAACCTAAAAATGATTAGAAACTAAACTTCACGTGATGAATTGATTAGAACTAAAATTTGAAGATAAAACGATCAAACGTTaacaacacattaaaaaaatcagTCATTTGTACAATTGAGATTTGACTTTGAGAAAAGATCCGTTTGGCCATTCTTTTTTTAGGCCCAAGTACTATCCGTGTGATCTAAGTAGTGTTGGTTCTTGGTACAACTATTTGGGAATATAGAAACATTTTGTAAAACAAAGAAGGCGTTCAGCAAATACATAAAATTGAGTGAAATCGGAAGTTGAAACACGAAAGaaaacaaatgaagaaaaaccCCTAATTAGCATTGAAATTATTGAAAGCTAACGTACaaaccaaaatcttcaccttAACTTTGCTTTCTCCCATTAGaattttctttgctttctccCATAACAGTAACACTGCCTGACAGTGCTATGATCACAAATGATAAACAACATACTAAACGGAAGTGATGGTTTGAATCTGGAATCAACGCATACCTGAAAAGCTGATTTAAAATTGGTTATGCTTTTCCCATGCTCGTAACATTTATCATTTGCAATCAGTAAAATTTTCCTGATAAGGGGAAAGCAAGGAGAGTAAGTTATAAGCAAAGTTGACAGACAAAACAGTTCGATGCACAGAGCGACagagacaaagagagagagaacttaCATCAGCTGTGCTCTCAAATACATATGGTAATCTGCATACGAAGAAGCAGTTCTAAATCATCCATTCAGACCATTAAAACAGTTATAACATCATCTGCACCCGTGAAGCAAATTCTAAGAAACGAAACttcaaatgaaatgcatatagaTTACCTTAAATTCTGATTCTATGATTTTGCATTTGACTCCAACCAACAGGCATGCTTAGAGGATATATACCATCAAGTATAACAGTCAGTAGACGCTCATACCACCACCAGCACATACAAACACAAAAATGCTAATAGAATTTTGATGAGGCTCGGTAATTATGAAATATCACCTGTGTTTCGTTCTCAGCAACATTGTCTTGTGAGGAATAGCAACTTTTATGGTTCCGCGCAAGAATTTTGTTCATACTGATCAAAGCGGGAAAACAGTCAAACATTTTGTTCATATTGAAAATGGCTGATCTAATCAATTTCAGATATCACAAGAATCCACGGATCACTGCAAAACCAACCCAATAATACaataacaaaacaaacacaGATCAACAATCCCAAAACTCAAATTCTGACGCAATCAAATTAATCCCCTGCATAGCCTACTAATTTCTccaaaattaaaaccctatataaaaaataaatgtcCATATCCCCAATTTGTAAATCCCTAATTCAAATGCCCGATGTAACTCCCTAATTCGTTTTATAAATAAGAAATTGCTTACCTTAATAGTTTGAACGCCGGAGATAGAGCAGCGAGGATTGTGTTCGACGGCACGGCACGGTACGGTGCGCCGCGGTTCGTATGGAAACAGCTCGTCGGAATTCGAAGACCCAGACCCTAGCAGCttaacacttgaaactgacttgtTGGTTTCAAACTTCGATTGTGTGGGAATTCTCCTCGTTGATAAGAGGGTTTGAGGTTTTATgcgatttgtttgtttgaggtttagattttttttttgcaaattgTGAGCGACAGAGATGAATTTCACCTATTTTTTTGTGAAAGGTGagtgaaaaaggaaaagaactcaaaagaaaaaaagaaacaaggaaacaaagagagagagagagagagaggaagagaaaaagaaagagcgATGAAGAGGGGGCCGGTTGTAGAAAATAACGAGAAAGGAAGGTTTAAAAGAAAGATGGTAGAGATGGTTCTTTAGGGGAAATTGTAAGAGAAGGTCAGTGATGGgttgaaataaaaaatgagtGTGATCGAAGAATAGAGTGGTTGGAACTTGGATCAACACGAAGGAAACATAAAAGGAGAATGATGGTGTATGTactaaaattaaagaaaaataattgaatttggaaAGATGAGGTTGGAGGGATCCTTTAGGATTTTACAACATATAAGCACATACACCTTATTCTATAACGAAAGTAATTGCAAAATATAAGGACACTAAATCCTAAAGATTACATATTCTCATCCTACTTAAAACATGACTCCAATAACATTTACAATTAAGACTCAAATCAATACTCTCcttcaagttggtgcataaatGTCATACATGTCCAACTTGATGCTTAAGTCTTGAAAAACCTTACTAGATACTGCATGAGTAAGAAGATTTCATGAACCCACAAACGGTATAgagacatttttttttcaagattttcCTTGACAAAGTGTCGATCAATCTCCACGTGCATATTTATTGGCAACTATCACCCTTGCAGATTTATTGTCACAATATAACTACATAGTCTCCTTTAGTTCAAAACCAAGACATCTCAAAAGTTTACGTAAGTACAGAAGTTCACATATTCTTTATGCTGTACCTCTATACTCAGCTTCCACAAACGACCTTGACACCACTTTCTGCTTCTTACTATGCCACGTAACCAAATTACCTCCAACAAACGTAAAATACCTAGATGTAGATCGTCTGTCAGTAACATTGCTAGCCTAATCTGCATCTGTAAACCCCTCAACTTTTAGATGCCCATGTTTTTCCATAAAGTATTCCTTTACCGGGTGCAGACTTCAGATATGTCAAAATTTCCATTACCACAACCATGTGATCTTTACTAGGCGAGTGCATAAACTAACTTACAACACTCACATCATATGCAATATCAGGACGAGTATGAGATAAATAAATTCACCTCCCCACAACTCTTTGATATCTACCCCTATCTACAAGAACCTGATCTAGGTAAATACCCAAATGAAGTATCCATATATTTACACCCTAGTAAGTGTACTTGTATTGAAATTTATCAAGCAAAATAGAACATTTCTTTCTGCTCATATGAATATGTTGTGAATAATATGTGGATagcccacatgaatagtttgttactatttatgcacagtattttcactattcatttgtggaaaatttgtaaagtgaataatgctttcttttgtttataaaatgaaTAAGAGGTGAAGAGGTTcacgggagagagaggaaggaaaagaaagaaagaaaagaaaggaaggaagaggaagagagaaaagagaggaagaggagaggagataatagagagagttatctttgtactcttattatttcagattataatgaaagcaccaatgaTGTCCcgatgacgtactccagtcacactgactgtaaaggaacctcgtaaattttatgtcttgtttcatttattctaCTGCACCCAccatcgattttacaacacgttatcagcacgagaagctcttatgccagtggaaagcacaacacCACAAATCCTGTTCACCTCTTTCAGCtggaatctcacagataagaaaatcttttcatttcatcttcaaatctcagtacaattgattttcttgaagcaacTATATAGATTTTTGTATGATTGTATATCATCatttgcagaagcaaaagagtacAGACTCAAAATTCGTAGAGAATTTGACATCCATGTAAACAGCGTCGGAACTCCAACTTGCGGACCTTGGATTGAAATACGTTCTTCTTAAAAGTTGTTCGTCTGCTCACtatctacaacatatcaaaataTCAGAAAACTTTAATGGTGCGATCGTCGCAGATGTctgaaataccaaaccagtttCCAATTTCTGCAGAAAACTAGACAGccaccttatgagtaccaaaactcCATTTCGGTAGCTCAGATTGAAATTgtttcttcatgaaagttgttcggtatcctcttatccatatcatactaaattttgaactaaatctaacggtttaatcttctcataagttgcagacactcttgactccaaaacttatgggaaccgtttcaattttttcgaaactcaccggaggaggaacaccaattggaacttattgttactattatttcTTGAGTAACTAAAATGACTTAGAGTTgtgaaatgaaaacaaaaataaaaagggaaatgGGGCCAAAGCTCTTGGAAAAGTGCGTTgcaccatgtgaaaaaaaaaaaccaaagttCTTGGAATGTTGCAACATGTgaatgaataagaaaataataataataaaaataggtAAAGGCTTTTGGATGGTGTTGtaccatttgaaaaaaaaaaggaaaaaaatatatttatttatgtgaatgttgttggcttaaaacactttcacaagttctatttactttaaagcaatttatttatcatggacggttttaccgcctactgctttaagttttgatttatgtgaatggtgttggcttaaaatcatttcacaagttctatttatttacaGTGGATATAATTATTACCatttgctttaaagctttgatatttatgtgaatggtgttgaATTAAAGCTTTTGTTATAagttttatttacttaaatgcaatttatttactatggctggaattaccgcatattgctttaatttatttattgtacttacaTTTTGTTACGATAAGTATACATAGGGCCCAAAATTCCTTGATCATATCAGAACCTGAAGTTtattgatcctcatcatataaaatgattggacccgaagttccatcatatAGAAAAATCAAGCATAAAGTCCCTTGATCCTAaagatcaggacatgaagtTACTTGATGAGCACCGTAAATTTGAAGTGCCacagtgcctcaacttaattataataaaggtcataagagtctcagtctatatattattaaataaggaccagaagttccttatgcccatactcaaaatggtttagcagaagcctttattaagcggatgaaattgatttcccgcgctctgctcatgaaaacgaaattgccagttttctacatggggacatgtaaactttacatgatgcattattaattcggttgagacatgttaccaaccatcaatacttctcagtacaactcgggTTTAGGAACCATCCAAGCATTATActtttacgagtttttggttatgttatctatgtgcctattgcacttccacaacgtactgaaatgaggcatcatcgcggattaggcattgatgttgaacaccatctatcattcaatatttggaatccttgactggggatatgtTTACTGCGTGGTTTGCGGACTATCATTTTGATAAGATAATTTTTCcgccattagggggagaaaataacatcattccagaagaaagatgagaaaatatcattcaagAAGAATGATAAGAAAATACCGTTTCAGAAGAACGAAGaaaatttgtcttattttgattcacaaagcaatcaatgagaaaatgaaataggaataattgaatgatgcaacgaaagtgatgaaatcatatatacttgctgcaaatgtgcctacaagaattgatgtccctgttggacaaaataacgagacagtaaatgatttatttgttgcacgcctgaagcgtggcagacttttagactcaaaaggtttagttatttgaaagaaaaagaatatggcactactgaactattgcattcccaaatcataactgttgcatgccagaagcatgacagtcgccgcatggatacacgtcccagataAGACAATCCACTGACATGGGaatattgatgtctcatgcatgtagcatgatagacgtataggttccaatgactcaactccccggaagtggagattaaaatccaagctctataacgctcaagaagaggttatgatccacattctctaaattatgacTATCCTTGAAGAGATAGTGTCATACCCTttaagaggcaatggatatccaaagaaatgaaaagcttttatgcatgcgcatgcacatgagaatatgggatcacggattgatgataaccaatggtaattttggtttttacaagtagctactaaattcatcaatgagctgtgttaatattgagtcacgttcttttgttcgtcgacaaaaggaaaattattggccaaaatggagaaaggcaattccattacaattttgttagAATGTGTaaaaatggacctatatatttgaatacaatacaaatagccaaaaaatGTTGAACCAATAAGGTTatatatgggcatttgtaatacagtgtaatacactcacatgatatgacataaggttactaattgaaacctgaaattatactcttgtaaacgagttcatataaatggagaattatatatgaagggttgtgagtcgcccacatcatatctccataagtaaagcACTCAAGTATACATgagagcaaattgctctgtataaattccaaaggaaaatgtgtcatgaagtgtagacaATCCCTGaatgattcaaattgcttgaagtaagcccccgaagggtaaagcataaaatatgtactcaatataaattgccttagtgagtactatcattatgatattgttgcaacatactaaaatctcttgcaagagtcaatgacattaaattagaactcctgaagagttgatgatattaaattaagactcctgaagagtcaagaaagatta includes:
- the LOC139197963 gene encoding probable disease resistance protein At4g27220, whose translation is MEFVIQIVGKVAEYAVEPAIRQVGYLAHCKRNLENLQTQVNDLSAARERLEREVVGAEEKGEKIQPDVQNWLKRVVEITEKANELWKPDTQAKMSCLRGVCPNPVLRYKLGRRSTKLKQAVFNLYDKRNFASISYNVRPQDITMVSHKQYEAFDSRTSTVKKIMDELRIPNTDLILVHGIGGVGKTTLVEEVLRQAVKEKLFADAVMVKSVQNPNLEGIQKEIARKLGMEVQESETMSVRALHLCDRVKDKKVLVILDNIWESIDLESLGLPCLPNCRILLTSRTRKLLSSEKRLQKDFELRVLNEKEAWRLFETKAGDVVKNPDIRTVATDVAKKCGGLPLLVVTVASSLRTKSTLPVWKNAFSRLKVFDNEDSAEQEAYSALEWSYNQLDNQKLKPLFLICGIVVNRWGYANLTDLLKYTIGLGLFKNIDSVEDTRYALHAWIEELKDSGLLLDSEDNTSITMHDLLRDVAISIASKGHRALLRAKGDVLKEWPNIKEFSENCTMISLSCKNIPRLPEVLKCQQLEYFYLYFNGGLLEIPGNFFEEMNELKVMDLTRACISCLPPSLHLLQNLRTLCLDHCVLGDVALVGQLSQLEILSFIYSKFKELPEEIGKLTRLRLLDLSGCSQLEVISPNVISRLTSLEDLRMKNSFNGWVPEGVTGERSNASLSELKDLPRLAALSIHVPDAGSIPTDLFTDKLKRYQILIGAAWEWYDVDETLNTLKLKLPTGCELDHGLEMLLKGSCEDLYLDGSKGADNVVHHSGSEDFQQLKHLHVENNAQFTRIITEEVVLSNLTSLEVHRCNLLTFVLSSSMARNLVQLKKLKITGCESMEEIVSTKEYGEEKTDVMFCKLQHLGLGDLPKLSRFCSASCNVQFSSLESLEIQNCEELKGFVFDPKPETEEVYFLFDDKVGFPKLEKLSIYELSISTTVWRNKLDPGSFYKLRDVDVRRCGRLISIFTPSIVGRLNALRSLWISECDRLEVVFEIKETPDTSTTQLKMSGCENLDLVRIHRCEKLKYIFPCSVARGLQQLRHLTVVRCKGMKEIVSKEEGLEMMPKFVFPKATNIEFINLDQLKSFYPGIHASEWPLLERVEVRKCGKLDIFVSKISSFQKHEFDGLDTPIKHSLFFIDKDVSFPNLETMALDRDMEIWCGPSTSQLFRKLKSLTFARGQKVSLFENNVNPDASFPHISVLKLYEMRKLMHLRNENFPGAGPVFSNLEVLQVVVCPELRDLGSSAIPFQNLTTLEVYGCHSLKYLATYTIAKTLKRLREMVVGNCERMTEIGATTSDGDDAGNDGEISFCQLQRLELYKLPSLQDFFSGNCIVKFPSLKTVTIYECPKLKINSSEWKSSPELQGVQLTEKQPQDYWRRWSSW